The proteins below are encoded in one region of Bos indicus x Bos taurus breed Angus x Brahman F1 hybrid chromosome 2, Bos_hybrid_MaternalHap_v2.0, whole genome shotgun sequence:
- the SRSF10 gene encoding serine/arginine-rich splicing factor 10 isoform X6 — protein MSRYLRPPNTSLFVRNVADDTRSEDLRREFGRYGPIVDVYVPLDFYTRRPRGFAYVQFEDVRDAEDALHNLDRKWICGRQIEIQFAQGDRKTPNQMKAKEGRNVYSSSRYDDYDRYRRSRSRSYDRRRSRSRSFDYNYRRSYSPRNRPTGRPRRSRSHSDNDSQVNKKNNDR, from the exons ATGTCCCGGTACCTGCGCCCCCCCAACACGTCTCTCTTCGTGAGGAATGTGGCCGACGATACCAG GTCTGAAGATTTACGTCGGGAATTTGGTCGTTATGGTCCTATAGTTGATGTGTATGTTCCACTTGATTTCTACACTCGCCGTCCAAGAGGATTTGCATATGTTCA ATTTGAGGATGTTCGTGATGCTGAAGATGCTTTACATAATTTGGACAGAAAGTGGATTTGTGGACGCCAAATTGAAATACAGTTTGCACAGGGGGATCGAAAGA CTCCAAATCAGATGAAAGCCAAGGAAGGGAGGAATGTGTATAGTTCTTCGCGCTATGATGATTATGACAGATACAGACGTTCTAGAAGCCGAAGTTATGACAGAAGAAGATCCAGGAGTCGGTCCTTCGATTACAACTATAGAAGATCTTATAGTCCTAGAAA TAGACCGACTGGAAGACCACGGCGTAGCAGAAGCCATTCCGACAATGATAG
- the SRSF10 gene encoding serine/arginine-rich splicing factor 10 isoform X5 translates to MSRYLRPPNTSLFVRNVADDTRSEDLRREFGRYGPIVDVYVPLDFYTRRPRGFAYVQFEDVRDAEDALHNLDRKWICGRQIEIQFAQGDRKTPNQMKAKEGRNVYSSSRYDDYDRYRRSRSRSYDRRRSRSRSFDYNYRRSYSPRNSRPTGRPRRSRSHSDNDSQVNKKNNDR, encoded by the exons ATGTCCCGGTACCTGCGCCCCCCCAACACGTCTCTCTTCGTGAGGAATGTGGCCGACGATACCAG GTCTGAAGATTTACGTCGGGAATTTGGTCGTTATGGTCCTATAGTTGATGTGTATGTTCCACTTGATTTCTACACTCGCCGTCCAAGAGGATTTGCATATGTTCA ATTTGAGGATGTTCGTGATGCTGAAGATGCTTTACATAATTTGGACAGAAAGTGGATTTGTGGACGCCAAATTGAAATACAGTTTGCACAGGGGGATCGAAAGA CTCCAAATCAGATGAAAGCCAAGGAAGGGAGGAATGTGTATAGTTCTTCGCGCTATGATGATTATGACAGATACAGACGTTCTAGAAGCCGAAGTTATGACAGAAGAAGATCCAGGAGTCGGTCCTTCGATTACAACTATAGAAGATCTTATAGTCCTAGAAA CAGTAGACCGACTGGAAGACCACGGCGTAGCAGAAGCCATTCCGACAATGATAG